A segment of the Acidobacteriota bacterium genome:
AAGCAAAGCATCGAGGCTGTCTATCGTCTGGTGGACCAGACGCGGCCGCAAGCGGTCCGACAGGAGGAGGCGTCGTGACGATGCGGCTGGCGACTCCGTGGGCACTGGCCGCTCTGGTTCTGCTGTTGCCCGTCGTGTACCGGTTGATCCGGCGTCCCGGGCGGGGAGTGAGCCGACTTTCGCTTCCCCTGGCGGGCGAGCGCCTTCGGGCGCTACGCAACCCATGGATCGTCATCAACGGCTGGTTGCCGTGGATGCGACTCCTTGCGGCGGGACTGATGATCCTGGCGATCGCCCGCCCGCAGGCGGAGTCGAGGTTGGAGACGATCCGAACGCTGGGTGTGGATATCGTCATCGCACTCGATGTGTCGAACTCGATGCGTGGTGAGGACTTTCAGCCCGATCACCGACTCGGCGTGGCGAAGCAGATGATTGAGCAGTTTGTCGCCGGCCGAACGACGGATCGGATCGGCCTGGTGGCGTTCTCGAGAGTGGCCAGCACCCGTTGCCCGCTGACGCTGGATCACACGATGCTGGCGGAGTTCCTCGGTCAGGTGGACTTTGCGACCCGCGAACTCGATGGAACGGCCATCGGAATCGGCCTGGCGACGGCGGTGCACCGGTTGCGAGACTCCGAGGCAAAGAGTCGCCTCGTGGTGTTGTTGACCGATGGCGAAAACAACACCGGACAGATCGCCCCACGGGATGCTGCGGATGCGGCCAAGGCGTTGGGTATCCGGGTGTACACGATCGGTGTGGGTAGTAACGACTGGGTGACCTACGTCAATCCGGACAACTTCGGTGGACGCCGTCAGCGGCAACGGTTCCCGCTGGACGAGGAGACGCTGAAGGAGATCGCCGAACGGACGGACGGCGAGTATTTCAACGCGAAGGATCCCGACGGTCTGAAACACGTCTTCGAGACCATCGATCAACTGGAGAAGACCGAGATCGAGAGTCGCGAGCGAATTCTCTATGCCGAACTCTTTCACTGGTTCCTGCTGCCGGCGTTGATCACTCTGTTTCTCGAGCGGTTGCTCTCGAGCACCCGACTGCGGAAGATTCCATGATTCGGTTCGGATCACCGGAGGAACTGGGGTGGCTCCTGATGGTGCCCGTCCTGCTTCTGCTTGGCGTGTGGGTCCGTCGTCGTCGGCTCGGCGCCCTTCGGCGTTTCGCGGGCGGTGACGTGTGGCTCGAACGGTTCCGCTCAGAAGTGAGTCATCATCGGCGCACCGTCCAGACCATCCTCTGGGTTGTCGTTCTCGTTGCGACGATCCTCGCGGCTGCCCGGCCGCAGTGGGGTACCCGAGTCGAGTCGGTCGAACGGCGGGGTTCGGATGTATTCATGGTGCTGGATACTTCGCTGAGTATGGCGGCGGAGGATCTGCCTCCGAGTCGTCTGTCGCAGGCGAAGCGTAAGATCGAGCGTCTACTGACGTCACTGCCCGGTGAGCGGGT
Coding sequences within it:
- a CDS encoding VWA domain-containing protein codes for the protein MRLATPWALAALVLLLPVVYRLIRRPGRGVSRLSLPLAGERLRALRNPWIVINGWLPWMRLLAAGLMILAIARPQAESRLETIRTLGVDIVIALDVSNSMRGEDFQPDHRLGVAKQMIEQFVAGRTTDRIGLVAFSRVASTRCPLTLDHTMLAEFLGQVDFATRELDGTAIGIGLATAVHRLRDSEAKSRLVVLLTDGENNTGQIAPRDAADAAKALGIRVYTIGVGSNDWVTYVNPDNFGGRRQRQRFPLDEETLKEIAERTDGEYFNAKDPDGLKHVFETIDQLEKTEIESRERILYAELFHWFLLPALITLFLERLLSSTRLRKIP